One genomic segment of Terrihabitans soli includes these proteins:
- a CDS encoding invasion associated locus B family protein, producing MMKDFCRPTQARFALAAGLAVLLAAGPAFAQAPAPAPAPVQKAPAAPAAPKAPAAAPVAKQAAAPAAPAGPAPEWLKVCGKDEQSKTELCSVASYILDGQGNVRGQIRVIDVTREKEKKRIIEAMIPPGFLIQPGINLVIDDNKTPIPGRYRICFTNACVTEVLVSDDMLANIRKGTTLNIFFANQKGEWLGARVALAGFSAAYDGKALDPKLVEEKRKNFEEGQNKLQSELAKRAEEQRKKLQEGAAAAPAAPAVKTQ from the coding sequence ATGATGAAAGATTTCTGCCGCCCGACACAGGCACGGTTTGCGCTGGCCGCTGGCCTTGCGGTCCTCCTCGCCGCGGGCCCGGCTTTCGCCCAGGCTCCCGCTCCCGCACCCGCTCCGGTCCAGAAGGCTCCGGCCGCCCCGGCAGCTCCGAAGGCCCCGGCCGCAGCTCCGGTCGCCAAACAGGCTGCGGCTCCCGCCGCGCCCGCCGGCCCGGCACCGGAATGGCTCAAGGTCTGCGGTAAGGACGAACAGTCCAAAACCGAACTCTGCTCGGTCGCGAGCTACATTCTCGACGGTCAGGGCAATGTCCGCGGCCAGATCCGCGTCATCGACGTGACGCGCGAGAAGGAAAAGAAGCGCATCATCGAAGCGATGATCCCGCCGGGCTTCCTGATCCAGCCGGGCATCAACCTTGTGATCGACGACAACAAGACGCCGATCCCGGGCCGCTATCGCATCTGCTTCACCAATGCCTGCGTGACGGAAGTTCTGGTCAGCGACGATATGCTGGCGAATATCCGCAAGGGCACGACGCTCAACATCTTCTTCGCCAACCAGAAGGGCGAATGGCTCGGTGCGCGCGTCGCGCTTGCCGGCTTCAGCGCCGCCTATGACGGCAAGGCCCTCGACCCGAAGCTCGTCGAAGAAAAGCGCAAGAACTTCGAAGAAGGCCAGAACAAGCTGCAGAGCGAATTGGCCAAGCGCGCCGAAGAGCAGCGCAAGAAGCTTCAGGAGGGCGCTGCTGCCGCTCCGGCGGCTCCGGCAGTCAAGACGCAGTAA
- the mfd gene encoding transcription-repair coupling factor: MSKQADLLARGGQLSFAHAPDGLDALVIADLARQLARGNRDAPAALLHIARERTRMHAMERALAFFAPDIDVLSFPAWDVLPYDRASPNSAISAQRMTTLARLARTKQGDRPRIVLTTANAAVQRIASRKQIASQSLSVAPGNAVDLDGLILWLENNGYLRNSTVRDTGEYAVRGGILDLYPPGHPAPVRLDFFGDTLESIRPFDPETQRSIGQLRALDLVPVSEVLLTEDTMRRFRQSYVKEFGAAERGDALYEAISEGRRYPGLEHWLPLFTDGLETIFDHLPGAVIALDHLAEDAAAQRLAQAADYFEARAEGLEQGAGGTPYRPLPPDRLYLTGGALSERLKSVGVARIHPFEADTPNVDTVDILGKPSRNFAPERADDNANVFEAAARHIAALNESGKRVIVAAWSDGARERLATVLGDHGLGDSRTVQDWGEAQGLPKGQIALAVVGLEAGFETPDAAIVAEQDILGDRLVRGRKKTRRAQDFLSEVTALSAGDLVVHVDHGIGRYKGLQAIEVSGAPHDCLEIHYAGDAKLFLPVENIELLSRYGSEDTEVQLDKLGGAGWQTRKARLKQRIREIAGELIKVAAARAMKDATRLLLADGMYDEFAARFPYEETEDQQNAINATLDDLAAGRPMDRLICGDVGFGKTEVALRAAFVTAMNGKQVAVVVPTTLLARQHYKTFAERFRGFPLKVAQASRFVAASEMKAVREGLSTGDVDVVIGTHALLAKNISFKDLGLVIVDEEQHFGVVHKERLKQLRAEVHVLTLTATPIPRTLQLALTGVRELSIIATPPVDRLAVRTSVVPFDPLIVREALLRERYRGGQSFYVVPRIEDIPTITAFLRDHVPEVKFAVGHGQMAAGELEDVMTAFYEGKYDVLVATTIVESGLDIPNANTLIIHRADMFGLAQLYQVRGRVGRSKTRAYALMTTPENKALTANAEKRLKVLQSLDSLGAGFQLASHDLDIRGAGNLLGDEQSGHIREVGYELYQQMLEEAVAALKEGGEVEADQWSPTIAIGTPVLLPESYVEDLDLRLGLYRRLASLTDDASIDAFGVELADRFGPPPPEVGHLLRIVGIKSLCRRANVDKIDAGPKGAVLSFRDNRFDNPDGLIAWLSQEHDVKLRPDFRLVFRRDWDTAEERLKGTTSLLRKIVEIAEKNRKAA, encoded by the coding sequence ATGTCAAAGCAGGCCGATCTTCTCGCCCGCGGCGGGCAGCTTTCCTTTGCCCATGCCCCTGACGGCCTCGATGCGCTGGTGATCGCCGATCTCGCGCGCCAGCTGGCGCGCGGCAATCGCGATGCGCCGGCAGCGCTCCTGCACATCGCGCGCGAGCGCACGCGCATGCATGCCATGGAGCGGGCGCTGGCCTTCTTTGCGCCCGATATCGACGTCCTGAGTTTCCCCGCCTGGGATGTGCTGCCTTATGACCGCGCCTCGCCGAATTCGGCGATCTCGGCGCAGCGCATGACGACGCTCGCGCGCCTTGCCCGCACCAAACAGGGCGACAGACCGCGCATCGTGCTGACGACGGCGAATGCTGCGGTGCAGCGCATCGCCAGCCGCAAACAGATCGCCTCGCAAAGCCTGTCGGTCGCGCCGGGCAATGCGGTCGATCTCGACGGGCTTATCCTGTGGCTTGAGAATAACGGCTATCTGCGCAATTCGACGGTGCGCGATACCGGCGAATATGCGGTGCGCGGCGGCATTCTCGATCTTTATCCGCCGGGCCATCCGGCGCCGGTGCGTCTCGACTTTTTCGGCGACACGCTGGAATCGATCCGTCCTTTCGATCCCGAAACGCAGCGCTCGATCGGCCAGCTGCGCGCGCTCGATCTTGTTCCGGTCAGCGAGGTTCTTCTCACCGAAGACACCATGCGGCGCTTCCGCCAATCCTATGTGAAGGAATTCGGCGCGGCCGAACGTGGCGATGCGCTCTATGAAGCGATCAGCGAAGGCCGACGCTATCCCGGGCTCGAACATTGGCTGCCGCTGTTCACCGACGGGCTCGAAACCATTTTCGATCATCTGCCGGGCGCTGTGATCGCGCTCGATCATCTGGCGGAAGATGCCGCCGCACAGCGCCTTGCGCAGGCCGCCGATTATTTCGAAGCACGCGCGGAGGGCCTCGAGCAGGGCGCGGGCGGCACGCCCTACCGCCCGCTGCCGCCGGACCGGCTCTATCTGACCGGCGGTGCGCTCAGTGAGAGGCTGAAGAGTGTCGGCGTCGCGCGCATCCATCCGTTCGAAGCCGACACGCCGAATGTCGACACCGTCGATATTCTCGGCAAACCCAGCCGCAATTTTGCGCCTGAGCGTGCCGACGACAATGCCAATGTCTTCGAGGCTGCCGCCAGACACATCGCGGCGCTGAACGAGAGCGGCAAACGCGTCATTGTCGCCGCCTGGTCGGACGGAGCGCGTGAGCGCCTTGCAACAGTGCTCGGCGATCACGGCCTCGGCGACAGCCGCACCGTGCAGGATTGGGGCGAGGCGCAAGGCCTGCCGAAAGGCCAGATCGCTCTTGCGGTCGTCGGCCTTGAGGCGGGGTTCGAAACGCCGGATGCCGCGATCGTCGCCGAACAGGACATTCTCGGCGACCGCCTTGTCCGCGGCCGCAAGAAGACGCGGCGCGCGCAGGATTTCCTGTCCGAAGTTACCGCGCTTTCCGCCGGCGATCTCGTCGTCCATGTCGATCACGGCATCGGCCGCTACAAAGGCCTTCAGGCGATCGAAGTCTCCGGCGCGCCGCATGACTGCCTTGAAATTCACTATGCGGGCGATGCGAAGCTCTTTCTGCCGGTCGAGAATATCGAGCTGTTGTCGCGCTACGGCTCGGAAGATACCGAAGTCCAGCTCGACAAACTCGGCGGCGCCGGATGGCAGACGCGCAAGGCCAGGCTGAAACAGCGCATCCGCGAGATCGCCGGCGAACTCATCAAGGTCGCCGCGGCCCGCGCCATGAAGGATGCAACGCGGCTTCTTCTCGCCGACGGCATGTATGACGAATTCGCCGCGCGCTTCCCGTATGAAGAAACAGAAGACCAGCAGAACGCCATCAATGCGACGCTCGATGATCTTGCGGCGGGCCGCCCGATGGACCGCCTCATCTGCGGCGATGTCGGCTTCGGCAAGACGGAAGTTGCGCTGCGCGCTGCCTTCGTCACGGCGATGAACGGCAAACAGGTCGCGGTCGTCGTGCCGACGACGCTGCTCGCCCGTCAGCATTACAAAACCTTTGCCGAACGCTTCCGCGGCTTCCCGCTGAAAGTCGCGCAGGCTTCGCGCTTTGTCGCCGCGAGCGAAATGAAAGCGGTGCGGGAGGGGCTGTCGACCGGCGATGTCGATGTCGTCATCGGCACGCATGCGCTTCTGGCGAAGAATATTTCTTTCAAGGATCTCGGCCTCGTCATCGTCGACGAGGAACAGCATTTCGGCGTCGTTCACAAAGAGCGTTTGAAACAGCTGCGCGCCGAAGTGCATGTGCTGACGCTGACGGCAACGCCCATTCCACGCACGCTACAGCTGGCTCTCACTGGCGTACGCGAACTGTCAATCATCGCAACGCCGCCGGTCGATCGTCTGGCCGTGCGCACCAGCGTCGTGCCGTTCGATCCGCTGATCGTGCGCGAGGCTTTGCTGCGTGAAAGATATAGAGGCGGCCAGAGCTTTTATGTCGTGCCGCGCATCGAGGACATTCCGACCATCACCGCCTTCCTGCGCGATCATGTGCCGGAGGTGAAGTTCGCGGTCGGCCACGGACAAATGGCGGCGGGCGAACTCGAAGACGTGATGACAGCCTTCTATGAAGGCAAATACGATGTCCTCGTCGCAACGACGATCGTCGAGAGCGGCCTCGATATTCCGAACGCCAATACGCTGATCATCCACCGCGCCGATATGTTCGGCCTGGCGCAGCTCTATCAGGTGCGCGGCCGTGTGGGCCGCTCGAAGACGCGCGCTTACGCGCTGATGACGACGCCGGAGAACAAGGCGCTGACCGCCAATGCCGAAAAGCGGCTGAAAGTCCTGCAATCGCTCGACAGTCTCGGCGCCGGCTTCCAGCTCGCCTCGCACGATCTCGACATACGCGGCGCCGGCAATCTTCTCGGCGATGAGCAGTCCGGCCATATCCGCGAAGTCGGCTACGAGCTTTACCAGCAGATGCTGGAGGAGGCCGTCGCCGCGCTGAAAGAGGGCGGAGAGGTCGAGGCCGATCAGTGGTCGCCGACGATTGCGATTGGAACGCCGGTCCTTCTTCCGGAATCCTATGTCGAGGATCTCGATCTTCGCCTCGGCCTTTACCGCCGTTTGGCCAGCCTTACCGACGATGCGAGCATCGATGCATTTGGCGTCGAGCTTGCCGACCGGTTCGGGCCGCCGCCGCCGGAAGTCGGCCATCTCTTGCGCATTGTCGGCATCAAATCGCTGTGCCGCAGAGCCAATGTCGACAAGATCGATGCCGGGCCGAAGGGTGCCGTGCTGTCCTTCCGCGACAACCGTTTCGACAATCCGGACGGGCTGATCGCCTGGCTGTCACAGGAACACGACGTGAAGCTGCGGCCGGATTTCCGCCTGGTGTTCCGCCGCGATTGGGACACGGCGGAAGAGCGGCTGAAGGGCACGACGAGCCTCCTGCGCAAGATCGTCGAAATCGCCGAAAAGAACCGGAAAGCTGCTTAG
- a CDS encoding CDP-alcohol phosphatidyltransferase family protein, producing the protein MAKIAKSRKAAIRGKARFLGLGVHAFTASGAVLGFLALLAALEGNFTLMFAWLAAALFVDAVDGSFARRADVKNTAPEFSGEILDLVVDFITYVLVPAYALYAAGLLPGPVALPAVILILVTSALYFADVRMKTADWYFRGFPAVWNLFAFLVFVLWPNPWIAFAGVVLFSALTFAPFKVVHPLRVERLRTLNLALLIATAVLCGLALWWNLEPPLWVKAGLVASALHFLTIGLFAHKR; encoded by the coding sequence ATGGCAAAGATCGCAAAAAGCCGGAAGGCGGCCATCCGCGGCAAAGCGCGCTTTCTGGGGCTCGGGGTTCATGCCTTCACCGCCTCAGGAGCGGTTTTGGGCTTTCTGGCCCTTCTGGCGGCCTTGGAAGGCAATTTCACCCTGATGTTCGCCTGGCTGGCCGCGGCTCTGTTCGTCGATGCCGTGGACGGCAGTTTCGCCCGGCGGGCCGATGTCAAAAATACCGCTCCCGAGTTCTCGGGCGAGATCCTTGATCTTGTTGTGGATTTCATCACTTACGTGCTGGTTCCGGCCTATGCGCTTTACGCGGCAGGCCTCTTGCCGGGGCCGGTGGCGCTGCCCGCGGTTATCCTGATCCTTGTGACCTCGGCGCTCTATTTCGCCGATGTCCGGATGAAGACCGCGGATTGGTATTTCCGCGGCTTTCCGGCGGTGTGGAACCTGTTCGCCTTCCTCGTCTTCGTCCTGTGGCCGAATCCCTGGATCGCCTTTGCCGGTGTCGTGCTGTTCTCGGCGCTGACCTTCGCTCCGTTCAAAGTGGTGCATCCGCTGCGCGTGGAGCGCCTGCGCACACTCAATCTCGCTCTGTTGATCGCCACCGCCGTTTTGTGCGGGCTGGCTTTGTGGTGGAATCTCGAGCCGCCGCTTTGGGTCAAAGCGGGGCTCGTCGCGAGTGCGCTTCACTTCCTGACGATCGGATTGTTCGCGCACAAGCGCTGA
- a CDS encoding class I adenylate-forming enzyme family protein yields the protein MILTRAINAPRRDGLGEDVSLDALLRRHATINPDAPAMIDTADRPVFTDGKPRRMSWAALDVEVDRIAAGLKGLNLGRDAVVAVQMPNITESAVAFLAVLRAGYIPSMLPLGWRRREIVQALTRTGAKAVITVSRAGPVAHAEIMAYAAAEVFTVRFLLAYGRTVPDGVISIDTDLDGLKRADQETVGDRLEKSGRHVGVITWDPTPSGFAPVARAQNELIAAGMAYMLEAGLTDRDIIATTLSASAIVGLASGIVASLLSGAPLVMHQPFSSRVLAGALVTENVTHLVLPGAVVAGFIKAARLPSRPLRSVGAVWRTGETPAKLTPGTHTIIDVSTFGEIGFTAAARDASYTPVPLPLGELQSPRGNTRGPSLIETRITPKGHVVMRGALAPSGNLPGEPSLAIDNEGWVDTGVTAGVRQGEVRIGTVRMGVARIGALSFPRAALEEFLRTTSSSAGAALALTRDQMFGEITRAGNGNRKALFDALDKAGASAALLPRSEGEERRQQGVA from the coding sequence ATGATCCTGACGCGCGCGATCAACGCGCCGCGCCGCGACGGTTTGGGCGAGGACGTTTCGCTCGACGCACTTCTGCGCCGCCACGCCACGATCAATCCCGACGCTCCGGCCATGATCGACACGGCCGACCGCCCGGTCTTTACCGACGGCAAGCCCCGCCGCATGAGCTGGGCCGCCCTCGATGTGGAGGTCGACCGGATCGCCGCCGGCCTCAAAGGGCTCAATCTCGGCCGCGATGCGGTTGTTGCCGTGCAGATGCCGAACATCACCGAGAGCGCTGTGGCGTTCCTCGCGGTCCTGCGTGCCGGATATATCCCCTCAATGCTGCCGCTGGGCTGGCGCCGCCGCGAGATCGTCCAGGCGCTGACGCGCACCGGCGCCAAGGCCGTCATCACCGTCAGCCGTGCCGGGCCCGTCGCGCATGCGGAGATCATGGCCTATGCCGCGGCCGAGGTGTTCACCGTGCGCTTTCTGCTGGCCTATGGCCGCACGGTGCCGGACGGCGTCATTTCCATCGACACCGATCTCGACGGGCTGAAGCGCGCCGATCAGGAAACCGTCGGCGACCGGCTCGAAAAAAGCGGCCGCCATGTCGGCGTCATCACCTGGGACCCGACGCCGAGCGGCTTTGCGCCCGTGGCCCGCGCCCAGAACGAACTTATCGCCGCGGGCATGGCCTATATGCTCGAAGCGGGCCTGACCGACCGGGATATTATCGCAACGACGCTGTCGGCATCGGCGATCGTCGGTCTTGCCTCGGGCATTGTCGCAAGCCTTCTCAGCGGTGCACCGCTTGTGATGCACCAGCCGTTCTCATCGCGCGTTCTGGCGGGAGCGCTTGTGACCGAGAACGTCACCCATCTCGTTCTGCCGGGCGCCGTGGTCGCGGGCTTCATCAAGGCCGCGCGTCTGCCGAGCCGTCCGCTCCGTTCCGTCGGCGCGGTGTGGCGCACCGGCGAGACGCCCGCCAAGCTGACGCCCGGAACGCACACCATCATCGACGTCTCGACCTTCGGCGAGATCGGCTTCACGGCGGCGGCGCGCGATGCGTCCTACACCCCCGTCCCCCTTCCTCTCGGCGAACTGCAGTCGCCGCGCGGCAATACGCGCGGGCCCTCGCTGATCGAAACCCGCATCACGCCGAAGGGCCATGTCGTGATGCGCGGTGCGCTCGCGCCGTCCGGCAATCTGCCGGGCGAGCCTTCGCTCGCCATCGACAATGAAGGCTGGGTCGATACCGGCGTCACCGCCGGCGTGCGTCAGGGAGAAGTACGCATCGGCACGGTGCGCATGGGCGTTGCGCGCATCGGCGCATTGTCGTTTCCGCGTGCCGCGCTCGAAGAGTTTTTGCGCACCACATCTTCTTCGGCCGGCGCGGCTTTGGCGCTGACGCGCGATCAGATGTTCGGCGAAATCACCCGCGCCGGAAACGGCAATCGCAAGGCGCTGTTCGATGCGCTCGACAAAGCGGGCGCGAGCGCGGCGCTTCTGCCGCGGTCCGAAGGCGAAGAACGCCGCCAGCAGGGCGTCGCCTAA
- a CDS encoding succinate dehydrogenase assembly factor 2: MTGTSQTNEGLDPRRRRALYRASHRGTKEMDFILGRFAEAEMATLSEAELDLFERLIDAPDTDLYEWVVGRAATPPDYDTEMMRRLRAFHAVPGAR; the protein is encoded by the coding sequence GTGACCGGAACATCCCAAACCAATGAGGGGTTGGACCCCCGCCGCAGGCGGGCGCTCTATCGCGCCAGCCATCGCGGCACCAAGGAAATGGATTTCATCCTCGGCCGTTTCGCCGAGGCCGAAATGGCCACGCTCAGCGAGGCCGAGCTCGATCTGTTCGAAAGACTGATCGATGCCCCGGACACGGATCTTTATGAATGGGTCGTCGGCCGGGCGGCAACGCCGCCGGACTACGATACCGAGATGATGCGCAGGCTCCGCGCCTTCCATGCGGTGCCGGGCGCCAGGTGA
- a CDS encoding UbiH/UbiF family hydroxylase, producing MSIETQALVVGGGPAGLIAAALLASSGVPTVLAAPPAPADTRTTALMHSSLALLSKIGVWPQLSPKTGALKKLRLVDASGGLIRAPEILFDSTELGLTAFGHNIENTHLLAALHETLAGLPHLRVIASAASRIAPGPDRVEVTLENGEEISARLVVGADGRNSTCRDAAGIDAKIWDYPQSALTLNFSHSRPHNFISTEFHRRGGPLVVVPLPGDRSSMVFVNTPEELAMLARFEDAALGRELETVTHGLLGRILPDEARGARPLSGLSVKTFAARRIVLVGESAHVLPPIGAQGLNLGIRDAAEIAELASAALAAGQDPGSPALLAAYDKARHSDARPRQIAVDLLNRSLLADFLPLDAARAFGLWALAALPPLRREVMRRGVALADR from the coding sequence ATGAGCATCGAAACGCAAGCCTTGGTCGTCGGCGGGGGCCCAGCCGGGCTGATCGCGGCGGCCCTGCTCGCCTCAAGCGGCGTGCCGACCGTGCTTGCCGCACCGCCCGCCCCTGCGGATACGCGCACCACCGCGCTGATGCATTCCTCCCTTGCCCTCCTGTCGAAGATCGGGGTCTGGCCGCAGCTCAGCCCGAAGACCGGCGCGCTGAAGAAGCTGCGCCTCGTCGACGCGTCGGGCGGCCTGATCCGGGCGCCGGAAATCCTGTTCGATTCCACCGAGCTCGGCCTTACCGCCTTCGGCCACAATATCGAGAACACGCATCTCCTCGCCGCTCTGCACGAGACGCTCGCGGGGCTGCCGCATCTGCGCGTCATTGCGTCCGCGGCCTCAAGGATCGCGCCAGGCCCGGACCGTGTCGAGGTGACGCTAGAAAACGGCGAAGAGATTTCGGCTCGTCTTGTCGTCGGCGCCGACGGACGCAATTCCACGTGCCGCGATGCCGCCGGCATCGACGCCAAGATCTGGGATTATCCGCAATCGGCGCTGACGCTGAATTTCTCGCATTCGCGTCCGCATAACTTCATCTCGACCGAATTCCACCGCCGCGGCGGTCCGCTCGTTGTCGTGCCCCTGCCGGGAGACCGTTCGAGCATGGTCTTCGTCAATACGCCCGAGGAGCTGGCGATGCTGGCGCGCTTCGAGGATGCCGCACTCGGCCGCGAACTCGAAACCGTGACGCACGGGCTGCTTGGCCGTATTCTTCCCGACGAGGCGCGCGGTGCACGTCCGCTCAGCGGCCTTTCGGTCAAGACCTTCGCCGCCAGGCGGATCGTGCTTGTCGGCGAAAGCGCGCACGTTCTGCCGCCGATCGGCGCACAGGGCCTTAATCTTGGCATTCGCGATGCCGCGGAAATCGCCGAGCTTGCCTCGGCGGCGCTTGCGGCGGGTCAGGATCCCGGATCGCCCGCTCTTCTTGCGGCCTATGACAAAGCGCGGCACAGCGATGCGCGGCCGCGCCAGATCGCAGTCGATCTTCTGAACCGTTCGCTGCTTGCCGATTTCCTGCCGCTCGATGCGGCGCGAGCCTTTGGCCTGTGGGCACTCGCCGCACTGCCGCCGCTGCGGCGCGAAGTGATGCGGCGCGGCGTTGCGCTCGCGGATCGCTGA
- a CDS encoding extracellular solute-binding protein, translated as MGLALLAGPVPAAEAIHRPGLAMHGEPALPPGFSHLPYVNPDAPRGGRVVHGVLGNFDSLNPFIVRGTPPTGVIQNNVIETLMARSFDEPFTLYGLLAESVAVPDDRSFVEFRLNPAARFSDGKPVTAEDVLFSWDLLKTRGRPNHRTYYSKVRKAEAPDARTIRFDLAGAGDRELALILGLMPILPKHATDPEAFEAGGLKPLTGSGPYVVTGVDAGRSLTLTRNKDYWGRPLSVTRGWGNYDEIRYDYYRDANTMLEAFRKGLYDVRPETDPQRWASGYDGPALREGRIVKDEIESRWPKPISAFVFNTRRELFRDVRVREALGLLFDFEWANANLFNGVYTRTGSYFQGSELSALGRAADDAERKLLAPYPDAVRADVMDGRYAPPKSDGSGRDREKLRAAFDLFRAAGWSFKDGALTNQKGERFRFEILVRSREQERIALTLARDFERAGVKAEVRVADNVQFETQLMNYEFDVTQYVWDNSLSPGNEQSFYWGSAGSTTKGTRNYMGAASPAIDAMIAAIVSARTREDLVAATRALDRVLISGFYVIPLYHLPKRWIARWSHIGRPQIAPLYGPVPETWWREPGP; from the coding sequence TTGGGCCTGGCCCTGCTGGCGGGCCCTGTCCCGGCCGCCGAGGCGATCCACCGGCCGGGCCTTGCAATGCATGGCGAGCCGGCGCTTCCGCCCGGCTTTTCGCATTTACCCTATGTGAATCCCGATGCTCCGCGGGGCGGACGGGTCGTCCACGGGGTTCTCGGCAATTTCGACAGCCTCAACCCCTTCATCGTCCGCGGTACCCCGCCGACAGGCGTGATCCAGAACAACGTCATTGAGACCCTGATGGCCCGGTCCTTCGACGAGCCGTTTACCCTTTACGGGCTTTTGGCCGAGAGCGTTGCCGTCCCCGATGACCGCTCCTTCGTCGAATTCCGCCTTAACCCCGCGGCCCGCTTCTCGGATGGAAAGCCGGTGACGGCCGAGGACGTCCTGTTTTCCTGGGACCTGCTGAAGACCCGCGGCCGTCCGAACCACCGGACCTATTATTCCAAGGTCCGCAAAGCCGAAGCGCCGGATGCGCGGACGATCCGTTTCGATCTTGCCGGTGCGGGCGACCGCGAATTGGCGCTGATCCTCGGCCTCATGCCGATCCTGCCCAAACATGCGACCGACCCCGAGGCTTTCGAGGCGGGCGGTCTGAAGCCGCTGACCGGATCGGGACCCTATGTTGTTACGGGGGTGGACGCCGGCCGCAGCCTCACCCTCACCCGCAACAAGGACTATTGGGGACGCCCTCTTTCCGTCACGCGCGGATGGGGCAATTACGACGAGATTCGCTACGACTATTACCGCGACGCCAATACGATGTTGGAGGCCTTCCGCAAGGGTCTTTACGATGTGCGGCCGGAAACCGATCCGCAGCGCTGGGCCTCGGGTTATGACGGGCCTGCGCTGCGCGAAGGCCGCATCGTCAAGGACGAGATCGAAAGCCGCTGGCCCAAACCGATCAGCGCCTTCGTGTTCAACACACGGCGCGAGCTTTTCCGCGATGTGAGAGTGCGCGAGGCGCTCGGTCTTCTGTTCGACTTCGAATGGGCGAACGCCAATCTCTTCAACGGCGTCTATACCCGCACCGGCAGCTATTTCCAGGGCTCGGAACTGTCCGCGCTCGGGCGCGCGGCGGACGATGCGGAACGCAAACTTCTGGCGCCCTATCCGGATGCGGTGCGTGCCGACGTGATGGACGGCCGCTATGCGCCGCCCAAAAGCGACGGTTCCGGCCGCGACCGTGAAAAACTGCGCGCTGCCTTCGATCTGTTCCGCGCGGCGGGCTGGAGTTTCAAGGACGGTGCGCTGACCAATCAGAAGGGCGAGCGCTTCCGTTTCGAGATTTTGGTCCGCAGCCGCGAGCAGGAGCGCATCGCTTTGACCCTGGCACGGGATTTCGAACGGGCGGGCGTCAAGGCCGAGGTCCGGGTGGCCGACAATGTTCAGTTCGAAACCCAGCTGATGAACTACGAATTCGATGTGACCCAATATGTCTGGGACAATTCGCTATCGCCGGGCAACGAGCAGAGCTTTTATTGGGGCTCGGCGGGCTCAACGACCAAGGGGACCCGAAATTATATGGGCGCCGCCTCCCCGGCCATCGACGCCATGATCGCGGCTATCGTCAGTGCCCGCACCCGTGAGGATCTTGTGGCGGCAACCCGAGCCCTCGACCGGGTTTTGATCTCCGGATTCTATGTAATCCCCCTCTATCACCTCCCGAAACGGTGGATAGCGCGCTGGAGCCATATTGGCCGGCCGCAAATCGCGCCACTGTACGGCCCGGTACCGGAAACTTGGTGGCGGGAGCCCGGGCCGTGA
- a CDS encoding lysophospholipid acyltransferase family protein: MLNDPARPDVSRKPPDALLTRMRWASEYAVLRSVERIFRGLGPDRASAFSGWLWQTIAPLTRRQTSALTHLEVAFPDKSAAERVSITRDVWNNLGRTFAEALLIREIGTDPGRIRLMSPDVMKIIADAKGRVVVTSMHYANWELIAPAFQAVGFPMAFIYQRVKNPLSERRLRRLRLTFFEGGVYPKGETAPRRLIGWLKKGHPVLILADQRTGDLKTDFFGYKAPTTPLPAFMARNFDAPLIAARLVRTGGVQFDLYLEQIAVPKTEDSQSDIAEASQTIQSVFERWIAARPGQWMWHHRRWTHRGPPPEWTPQTKTRDPKAAR, encoded by the coding sequence ATGTTGAACGATCCCGCACGCCCTGATGTCTCGCGCAAACCGCCGGACGCTCTTCTCACACGTATGCGGTGGGCGAGCGAATATGCGGTGCTGCGCTCGGTCGAGCGCATCTTTCGTGGATTGGGTCCCGATCGCGCCTCGGCCTTCAGCGGATGGCTCTGGCAGACGATTGCGCCTCTGACGCGCCGCCAGACTTCGGCGCTGACGCATCTCGAAGTCGCGTTCCCCGATAAGAGCGCGGCGGAGCGTGTGAGCATCACGCGCGATGTCTGGAACAATCTCGGCCGGACCTTTGCCGAAGCGCTGCTGATCCGCGAAATCGGAACGGACCCTGGCCGCATCCGGCTGATGTCGCCGGATGTGATGAAGATCATCGCGGACGCCAAGGGCCGCGTCGTCGTCACGAGCATGCATTACGCCAATTGGGAATTGATCGCCCCGGCTTTCCAGGCGGTCGGTTTCCCGATGGCCTTCATCTACCAGCGCGTGAAAAATCCGCTGTCGGAACGAAGGCTGCGGCGCTTGCGGCTGACCTTCTTTGAAGGCGGGGTTTATCCGAAAGGCGAAACTGCGCCGCGCCGGCTGATCGGCTGGCTCAAAAAGGGTCATCCGGTCCTCATTCTAGCCGATCAGCGGACCGGCGATCTCAAGACGGATTTTTTCGGCTACAAGGCGCCGACGACACCCTTGCCTGCCTTCATGGCGCGGAACTTCGATGCGCCGCTGATCGCCGCGCGTCTTGTACGGACCGGAGGCGTTCAGTTCGATTTATATCTGGAACAGATTGCGGTGCCGAAGACCGAGGATTCGCAGAGCGATATTGCGGAAGCTTCGCAGACCATCCAGTCGGTCTTCGAGCGCTGGATTGCAGCGCGTCCGGGACAATGGATGTGGCACCATCGCCGCTGGACCCATCGGGGTCCGCCGCCGGAATGGACGCCGCAAACAAAAACGCGCGACCCGAAGGCCGCGCGTTGA